A section of the Streptococcus oriscaviae genome encodes:
- the pnp gene encoding polyribonucleotide nucleotidyltransferase, with product MSKQVFETVFAGKKLVVETGQVAKQANGAVVVRYGNSTVLTAAVMSKKMATGDFFPLQVNYEEKMYAAGKFPGGWLKREGRPSTDATLTARLIDRPIRPMFAEGFRNEVQVINTVLSYDPDASAPMAAMFGSSLALAISDIPFNGPIAGVQVGYINGELIINPDKAQMEESLLDLTVAGNKDAINMVESGAKELSEDIMLEALLKGHAAIQELLDFQNHIVAAVGKEKADVELLQVDPELQAEIVAAYNDDLKKAVQVEEKLAREDATNAVRETVIAAYEEKYADHEEFDRIMRDVHEILELMEHAEVRRLITEDKVRPDGRRVDEIRPLEAEVDFLPQVHGSGLFTRGQTQALSVLTLAPMGETQIIDGLDDEYKKRFLHHYNFPQYSVGSTGRYGAPGRREIGHGALGERALEQVLPSLEDFPYAIRLVAEVLESNGSSSQASITAGTLALMAGGVPIKAPVAGIAMGLISDGTNYTVLTDIQGLEDHFGDMDFKVAGTREGITALQMDIKIDGITPQILEEALAQAKKARFEILDVIEATIPEVRPDLAPTAPKIDTIKIDVDKIKIVIGKGGETIDKIIAETGVKIDIDDDGLVSIFSPDRDAIERTKEIIAGLVREAKVDEIFRARVVRIEKFGAFVNLFDKTDALVHVSEMAWTRVNKPEDLVAIGDEVDVKVIKIDEKGRVDASMKVLLPRPERVEGSEKHERSDRPRRHKDHKDKKDKGFGEFKFHKVEK from the coding sequence ATGTCAAAACAAGTTTTTGAAACGGTTTTTGCTGGTAAAAAATTGGTTGTTGAAACCGGTCAGGTAGCCAAGCAAGCCAACGGTGCTGTGGTTGTTCGCTATGGAAATTCCACAGTTTTGACAGCGGCTGTTATGTCTAAGAAAATGGCAACAGGCGATTTCTTCCCCTTGCAGGTCAACTACGAGGAAAAAATGTACGCAGCCGGGAAATTCCCAGGTGGTTGGCTCAAGCGTGAAGGCCGTCCGTCAACGGATGCAACCTTGACAGCGCGTTTGATTGACCGCCCAATCCGCCCAATGTTTGCCGAAGGCTTCCGTAATGAAGTCCAAGTTATCAATACGGTTCTCTCTTACGACCCAGATGCCTCTGCTCCAATGGCAGCCATGTTTGGCTCATCATTGGCCTTGGCGATTTCAGACATTCCTTTTAACGGCCCAATCGCAGGTGTTCAAGTCGGCTATATCAATGGCGAACTCATCATCAACCCTGACAAGGCACAGATGGAAGAGTCCCTTCTAGACTTGACAGTAGCTGGTAACAAGGACGCTATCAACATGGTTGAGTCTGGCGCCAAAGAATTGTCAGAAGACATTATGCTGGAAGCTCTTTTGAAAGGTCACGCTGCTATCCAAGAATTGCTAGACTTCCAAAATCACATCGTAGCAGCAGTCGGCAAGGAAAAAGCAGATGTTGAGCTCCTTCAAGTTGACCCAGAATTGCAGGCTGAGATTGTTGCAGCTTACAATGACGATTTGAAAAAAGCGGTGCAGGTTGAAGAAAAACTGGCCCGTGAAGATGCGACCAACGCAGTTCGTGAAACCGTCATCGCAGCCTACGAAGAAAAATACGCTGACCACGAAGAATTCGACCGCATCATGCGTGATGTCCATGAAATCTTGGAACTCATGGAGCACGCGGAAGTTCGTCGTTTGATTACAGAAGACAAGGTCCGCCCAGACGGACGCCGTGTTGATGAAATTCGACCGCTTGAAGCGGAAGTAGACTTCCTGCCACAAGTACACGGTTCAGGCCTCTTTACACGCGGTCAGACGCAGGCCCTTTCTGTCTTGACCCTAGCACCAATGGGTGAAACCCAAATCATCGATGGTTTGGATGACGAGTACAAGAAGCGCTTCTTGCACCACTATAACTTCCCACAATACTCTGTGGGGTCAACCGGTCGGTACGGTGCGCCAGGTCGTCGCGAGATTGGTCACGGAGCTCTTGGTGAGCGTGCCCTTGAGCAAGTTTTGCCAAGCTTGGAAGACTTCCCTTATGCTATCCGCTTGGTGGCGGAAGTCTTGGAATCAAACGGCTCCTCATCGCAGGCTTCCATCACAGCTGGCACCCTTGCCCTTATGGCAGGTGGTGTACCAATTAAGGCACCAGTTGCAGGTATTGCCATGGGTCTGATTTCTGACGGAACCAACTATACCGTCTTGACCGATATTCAAGGTCTTGAAGACCACTTCGGCGACATGGACTTCAAGGTGGCAGGTACTCGCGAGGGTATCACCGCCCTTCAAATGGACATCAAGATTGACGGCATTACCCCACAAATCTTGGAAGAAGCCTTGGCACAGGCTAAGAAGGCACGTTTTGAAATCCTCGATGTCATCGAAGCGACCATTCCAGAAGTTCGTCCTGACTTGGCACCAACTGCACCGAAGATTGACACCATCAAGATTGATGTAGACAAGATTAAGATTGTGATCGGTAAGGGTGGCGAAACCATCGATAAGATTATTGCGGAAACTGGCGTGAAAATTGATATTGATGATGACGGCCTCGTATCCATCTTCTCACCAGATCGCGATGCCATCGAGCGTACCAAGGAAATCATCGCGGGTCTTGTCCGCGAGGCTAAGGTCGATGAGATCTTCCGTGCCCGAGTTGTTCGTATCGAGAAATTCGGGGCCTTCGTTAACCTCTTTGATAAGACAGATGCCCTCGTGCATGTATCTGAAATGGCCTGGACTCGTGTCAACAAGCCAGAAGATTTAGTTGCCATTGGTGACGAGGTCGACGTTAAGGTTATCAAGATTGATGAAAAAGGGCGTGTAGACGCTTCTATGAAGGTGCTTCTTCCGCGTCCAGAACGAGTGGAAGGCAGCGAGAAGCACGAGCGTTCAGACAGACCACGCCGTCATAAAGACCACAAAGACAAAAAAGACAAGGGATTTGGTGAATTCAAATTCCACAAGGTTGAAAAATAA
- a CDS encoding Spy0128 family protein has protein sequence MKVFRKLMGLLSAVVLVFSALSIPTLADELTSGYTVSTVFTVNNNPVVNNASYGEAKFYINPTYTFDDATVLNNGDTLVYSVPSVFKLEQPLNQPLTAPTGETIAQMVTDPSSGKVTVTITDAAYFARLSEEKKLSFLFTVVWNDSTPYNVAQTFTLQGAPEYTLTRIKVDEEPQGYSKWGVQDSVNPNYVNWRIRINRDINNLGQVVIKDVIPEGQELATDITGYYFDDWDNGPRTPFTANDPSIVTITDSNNFTINAGDLSNRGIFIIYKTFLTAPVDKVDKKVYNDIVVTSNGTPMEALIARPFAPITTTDGVGSGVRSDEAVFTVNKVLNGRTINADEFTFELVDDATGTVVQTVKNATDGSVTFEKIKFSTVGEFTYTIREVASGLGGVTDDADTDIKVTVRVTESGGMKNAAISYDRTEFTNVYKAASTKLALEVDKTLAGRTLEADEFEFTLTGTDGTSLTAKNTAAGKVVFPEIEYTTEGTYTYTITEVNGGTKVGDVTYDGLSVTATVTVTDNRQGQLEAVVVYSADKEFNNTYETTTTTTTTTTTTTTTEEPTTTSTITTTTEEPTTTTSETTTTEEPSTTTPEAPTPGSTTTTEPKKVLPNTGDTSNVWMTLLGLGALVLSGIGFYFHKKKA, from the coding sequence ATGAAAGTATTTCGCAAATTGATGGGATTACTATCAGCAGTAGTACTTGTTTTTTCGGCGCTATCGATTCCAACTTTAGCTGACGAATTGACATCTGGATACACCGTGTCCACTGTTTTTACTGTTAATAATAACCCTGTAGTCAATAATGCATCCTATGGTGAGGCCAAATTCTATATTAATCCAACCTACACCTTTGATGATGCTACTGTTTTGAACAATGGAGATACTCTGGTTTATTCAGTCCCATCTGTTTTCAAATTAGAGCAGCCATTGAATCAACCACTCACCGCACCTACTGGTGAGACAATTGCCCAGATGGTGACAGATCCATCTTCTGGCAAGGTAACTGTGACCATTACAGATGCTGCCTATTTCGCTCGTTTGAGTGAAGAGAAGAAGCTCTCCTTCTTGTTTACAGTTGTATGGAATGATTCAACACCTTACAATGTTGCTCAAACCTTTACCCTACAAGGTGCACCAGAATACACTCTGACTCGTATCAAGGTGGATGAAGAGCCTCAAGGTTACTCTAAATGGGGTGTTCAAGATTCTGTAAATCCAAACTATGTTAACTGGCGTATCCGTATTAACCGGGATATCAATAACCTTGGCCAAGTTGTCATCAAAGACGTCATTCCTGAAGGTCAAGAATTGGCAACGGATATCACAGGTTACTACTTTGATGACTGGGATAATGGTCCAAGAACCCCCTTTACAGCTAACGACCCATCGATTGTTACCATCACAGACAGCAACAACTTTACCATCAACGCTGGTGACTTGAGCAATCGTGGTATCTTCATTATCTACAAAACCTTCTTGACAGCTCCGGTTGACAAGGTAGACAAAAAAGTATATAACGATATCGTTGTTACCTCAAACGGAACTCCAATGGAAGCCCTTATTGCTCGTCCATTCGCACCTATCACAACGACTGATGGTGTCGGATCTGGCGTCCGTTCAGACGAAGCAGTCTTCACAGTCAACAAGGTCCTAAATGGCCGTACCATCAATGCTGATGAATTTACCTTTGAATTGGTAGATGATGCGACTGGTACAGTTGTGCAAACTGTTAAAAATGCGACAGATGGCTCTGTAACCTTTGAGAAGATTAAATTCTCAACAGTTGGCGAATTTACCTATACTATTCGCGAAGTGGCTAGTGGTCTCGGAGGTGTGACAGATGATGCAGATACCGATATTAAAGTAACAGTTCGAGTAACTGAAAGTGGCGGTATGAAGAATGCGGCAATTTCTTATGATCGCACTGAGTTTACGAACGTTTATAAGGCCGCTTCAACCAAGCTAGCATTGGAAGTGGATAAGACTTTGGCAGGTCGTACTCTTGAAGCTGATGAGTTTGAGTTTACCCTGACTGGTACAGATGGAACTTCATTGACTGCTAAAAATACAGCAGCTGGTAAGGTTGTCTTCCCAGAAATTGAGTACACTACTGAAGGTACTTATACCTATACCATCACAGAGGTGAATGGTGGTACTAAGGTTGGCGATGTAACTTATGATGGTTTGAGCGTGACTGCGACAGTTACTGTTACAGACAATCGTCAAGGACAGTTGGAGGCGGTTGTTGTTTACTCAGCAGATAAAGAGTTTAACAACACTTATGAAACCACCACAACAACGACTACCACCACAACCACCACTACGACAACAGAAGAACCAACTACTACTTCAACTATCACAACCACCACTGAAGAACCAACTACAACAACTTCAGAAACCACAACCACTGAAGAGCCAAGTACTACAACTCCAGAAGCGCCAACTCCAGGTTCAACAACAACTACGGAACCGAAGAAGGTCTTGCCAAATACAGGGGACACATCAAATGTGTGGATGACTCTTCTTGGTTTGGGAGCACTGGTTCTATCTGGTATTGGATTTTATTTCCATAAGAAAAAGGCTTAA
- a CDS encoding Mini-ribonuclease 3, translating to MTNAVDVNLINGIALAFEGDAVFAMYIRRHLIFKGLTKPNKLHSEANKYVSARAQASLISALLEAQLLTEKEEEIYKRGRNAHSYTKAKNADVVTYRMSTGFEAVIGYLHMTDQTERMEELIDWCIEQVERGVTCKKKA from the coding sequence GTGACTAATGCAGTAGACGTCAATCTCATTAACGGCATTGCTCTTGCTTTCGAAGGGGATGCGGTCTTCGCCATGTATATCAGACGTCACTTGATTTTCAAGGGGTTGACCAAGCCCAATAAGCTACATAGTGAGGCCAACAAGTATGTTTCAGCCAGAGCACAGGCAAGCCTGATCTCAGCCCTATTAGAAGCTCAGCTTTTGACCGAAAAAGAGGAAGAAATCTACAAGAGAGGGCGCAATGCCCATAGTTACACCAAGGCTAAGAATGCGGATGTGGTGACCTATCGGATGTCGACAGGTTTTGAGGCTGTGATCGGCTATCTTCATATGACTGACCAGACAGAGCGAATGGAAGAGTTGATTGACTGGTGTATTGAACAGGTAGAAAGAGGCGTGACATGCAAGAAGAAGGCTTAA
- a CDS encoding GNAT family N-acetyltransferase produces the protein MILATNVLNPQQLSAAKTLISTVQSHDGTYRDPYLSNMLNFDPEMPAFFLAYQGEQLVGLLTVYADDEDVELAILVHPDYRRQGLARKLYDCYQTKTANYPIASVTFQTERVFLDKHPDLAPAWNLVEDTDTETWLGREREPYRFSQQAELTVSLAQAHHADDIARFQTKVFDSDYEVALRYAREAIADADSLLYLLEHSGAVIGSCTVDISTDDNYLYGLAIAPDQQRKGYGTYLVKAVINDLIRKNDKPFQIAVEDDNLIAKRLYENIGFTKQTQVIYLDPKEG, from the coding sequence ATGATACTAGCCACTAATGTCCTAAATCCCCAGCAGTTATCCGCAGCAAAAACTCTGATAAGCACTGTACAATCCCATGACGGAACCTATCGTGACCCTTACCTGTCAAATATGCTCAACTTTGACCCTGAAATGCCAGCTTTTTTCTTGGCTTATCAAGGCGAACAGTTGGTGGGACTCTTGACTGTATATGCCGATGATGAGGATGTAGAACTTGCAATTCTCGTGCACCCAGACTACCGTAGACAGGGTCTGGCACGCAAGCTCTATGATTGCTACCAGACGAAGACGGCAAACTATCCTATCGCTAGTGTGACCTTTCAGACCGAACGTGTCTTTCTTGACAAGCACCCAGACCTTGCGCCAGCATGGAACTTGGTAGAAGATACGGATACTGAGACATGGCTGGGACGTGAGCGAGAGCCTTATCGGTTCTCACAACAGGCTGAACTCACAGTAAGTTTGGCACAGGCTCACCATGCAGACGACATTGCACGTTTCCAGACGAAGGTCTTTGATAGCGACTATGAGGTGGCTCTTCGTTACGCACGTGAGGCTATCGCTGATGCGGATAGCTTGCTTTATCTTTTGGAACATAGCGGAGCGGTTATCGGTTCTTGCACAGTAGATATATCGACCGATGATAACTATCTTTACGGTTTAGCTATTGCACCCGACCAGCAACGAAAAGGATATGGTACTTACTTAGTCAAAGCTGTCATCAATGACCTTATCAGGAAAAATGACAAACCTTTTCAAATCGCCGTCGAAGATGATAACCTCATCGCTAAGCGGCTGTATGAAAATATCGGTTTTACAAAGCAGACACAAGTGATCTACTTAGACCCGAAAGAAGGTTGA
- the cysS gene encoding cysteine--tRNA ligase, whose translation MIKIYDTMTRSLRDFVPLEEGKVKMYVCGPTVYNYIHIGNARSVVAFDTIRRYFEYRGYDVTYISNFTDVDDKIIKAANEAGMTTKELSDKFIAAFKEDVAKLGVKPATQNPRVIDYMDEIIDFVQVLIDKGYAYEAAGDVYFRVEKAENYARLANKTLSDLEAGASGRVEGEGQLKEHPFDFALWKTAKPGEVSWESPWGAGRPGWHIECSVMATEILGDTIDIHGGGADLEFPHHTNEIAQSECKTGQTFANYWMHNAMLNINDEKMSKSLGNFLTAHEMLEQIDGQVLRFFLSTQHYRRPLNYTEKAISDAEINLKYLKNTYTQPVSALADETGLAKHLAAFEAAMDDDFNAANGITAIFDFAKWINSGNYDESVKEAFGRMLVVFGIVFEEEVLDSEIEALIAKRQAARANRDFATADRIRDELAVQGIKLLDTKDGVRWTRD comes from the coding sequence ATGATTAAAATTTACGATACCATGACCCGCAGTTTGCGTGACTTTGTGCCCTTGGAAGAGGGTAAGGTCAAGATGTATGTCTGTGGACCAACAGTTTACAACTACATCCATATCGGGAATGCCCGCAGCGTGGTAGCTTTTGACACTATCCGCCGCTATTTTGAATACCGCGGCTATGATGTGACCTATATTTCCAACTTTACGGATGTAGACGACAAGATTATCAAGGCCGCCAACGAAGCCGGTATGACGACCAAGGAGCTGTCGGATAAATTTATCGCAGCCTTTAAGGAAGATGTGGCCAAGTTAGGTGTAAAACCTGCCACCCAAAATCCTCGTGTCATTGACTACATGGACGAAATCATTGATTTTGTGCAGGTCTTGATTGACAAGGGCTATGCTTATGAAGCGGCTGGTGATGTTTATTTCCGTGTGGAAAAGGCTGAAAACTATGCCCGTTTGGCCAACAAAACCTTGTCTGACCTAGAGGCTGGGGCTTCCGGTCGGGTCGAAGGCGAAGGCCAGCTCAAAGAGCATCCCTTTGACTTTGCCCTCTGGAAAACTGCCAAGCCGGGTGAAGTGTCTTGGGAAAGCCCGTGGGGCGCAGGCCGTCCAGGTTGGCATATCGAGTGTTCGGTCATGGCGACAGAGATTTTAGGTGATACCATCGACATTCATGGCGGTGGGGCAGACCTGGAATTTCCTCATCATACCAATGAAATTGCCCAGTCAGAGTGTAAGACAGGCCAGACCTTTGCCAACTACTGGATGCATAATGCCATGCTCAATATCAACGATGAGAAGATGTCTAAGTCCTTGGGGAATTTCCTGACAGCCCATGAGATGTTGGAGCAAATTGATGGGCAAGTCTTGCGTTTCTTCCTATCTACCCAACACTATCGCCGGCCGCTTAATTACACAGAAAAGGCCATTTCGGATGCGGAAATCAATCTCAAATATCTGAAAAACACCTACACCCAACCAGTGTCTGCCTTGGCAGATGAAACAGGCCTAGCCAAACACTTGGCAGCCTTTGAAGCAGCTATGGATGATGATTTCAACGCGGCAAATGGGATTACTGCCATCTTTGACTTTGCCAAGTGGATAAACTCTGGTAACTACGATGAAAGTGTCAAGGAAGCTTTTGGCAGGATGTTGGTAGTATTTGGTATCGTTTTTGAAGAGGAAGTCTTGGACAGCGAGATTGAAGCCTTGATTGCGAAGCGTCAGGCAGCTCGCGCCAATCGTGACTTTGCGACAGCTGACCGAATTCGGGATGAATTGGCAGTGCAGGGAATCAAGCTCTTGGATACCAAGGATGGTGTGAGGTGGACGCGTGACTAA
- a CDS encoding Spy0128 family protein has product MTLSVLFGATAFGQTTEAKELTNVLTDIVIWDNSNGREASKESGAYALVIGNNYSFDTKFDLSAYNNNVENGDYFTFTVPAPFTVKDGVTIELTDPETKVAIADAVITSNGAGQGGTVKITMKNLQEYLAKKNATEVLNVKGSFFTSFTLEVEKALTTETFTNIKDTNTKDIAFKISQRQVTDNTEAIGKENFAKYGSVIDDVKWSSAILGKSGDYWHKWRIRSNTNGTAYSSFVVRDSILETGGPMQFIPESFVVTAGDGINQAWLLTNPVTLAPGVDYEVTFNSAYTSFELTIFNPGNRRFMIDYSTSAPADGSTVGNTVSITTDKGQMTNTIANKVTELTVTRLSRIQEGGTISIETGNRITIYKTDAETGQRLGGAVFTVTKPDGTVLTLDPTDATHGRTQSPVFTEAEIAAGKFIVKELTPPAGYVLNDTPVEVTVTANGAIRTITNKKASTSVPLAVKKDLTGRTLQADEFEFVLTDKDGKVVERVKNVQDGAVNFTALTFNQAGQYVYTITETNGGQTIDNVTYDGKTITATITVTAEPATGALSHTVDYSDGGVFNNVYVEPTTTTTTTTTEEPTTTTSETTTTTEEPSTTTPETPTPGSTTTTEPKKVLPNTGDTSNVWMTLLGLGALVLSGIGFYFHKKKA; this is encoded by the coding sequence ATGACACTCTCGGTGCTTTTCGGCGCAACTGCCTTTGGTCAGACGACAGAGGCTAAGGAGTTGACCAACGTCCTTACGGACATTGTTATTTGGGACAATTCTAATGGTCGTGAAGCATCAAAGGAGTCCGGTGCCTATGCTTTGGTTATCGGAAATAACTATTCCTTTGACACCAAATTCGACCTATCTGCCTATAACAACAATGTTGAAAATGGAGATTACTTCACCTTTACAGTTCCAGCTCCTTTTACAGTTAAGGACGGTGTGACCATCGAATTGACAGACCCTGAGACAAAGGTTGCCATTGCAGATGCAGTGATTACATCGAACGGTGCCGGTCAAGGCGGAACAGTCAAGATTACGATGAAAAATCTTCAAGAGTATCTGGCTAAGAAAAACGCGACAGAAGTTCTGAACGTAAAAGGTTCTTTCTTTACTTCCTTTACACTGGAAGTTGAGAAGGCTTTGACAACTGAAACCTTCACCAACATTAAGGATACCAATACCAAGGATATCGCCTTCAAGATTTCCCAACGCCAAGTGACTGATAATACAGAAGCTATTGGTAAAGAAAACTTTGCAAAATATGGTAGCGTCATTGATGATGTTAAATGGTCTTCAGCTATTTTAGGAAAATCAGGTGATTATTGGCATAAGTGGCGTATCCGTTCCAATACCAACGGAACGGCCTATTCTAGCTTTGTTGTAAGAGATTCAATCCTTGAAACAGGCGGCCCAATGCAATTCATCCCCGAGAGCTTTGTTGTTACAGCAGGTGATGGCATCAACCAAGCTTGGTTGCTTACTAACCCTGTAACCTTGGCACCTGGAGTAGACTATGAAGTAACCTTCAACAGCGCCTACACTAGTTTTGAATTGACCATTTTCAATCCTGGCAATCGCCGCTTCATGATTGACTATTCAACCTCTGCTCCAGCAGATGGTTCTACTGTTGGAAATACCGTATCCATCACAACTGATAAAGGTCAAATGACAAATACGATTGCCAACAAGGTAACAGAGTTAACTGTTACTCGTTTGAGCCGTATCCAAGAAGGTGGAACTATTTCGATTGAAACAGGCAACCGTATTACCATCTACAAGACCGATGCCGAAACAGGTCAGCGTCTGGGCGGTGCTGTCTTTACAGTCACTAAGCCAGACGGTACGGTTCTCACCCTAGATCCAACTGATGCGACACATGGTCGGACTCAGTCACCAGTCTTTACAGAAGCAGAAATTGCAGCAGGGAAGTTTATCGTCAAAGAGCTTACCCCTCCAGCTGGATACGTTTTGAATGACACTCCAGTAGAAGTAACAGTTACTGCAAATGGTGCCATTCGGACAATTACCAACAAAAAAGCTTCTACATCTGTTCCGTTGGCTGTGAAGAAGGACTTGACAGGTCGTACCTTGCAGGCAGATGAGTTTGAATTTGTTTTGACAGACAAGGATGGCAAAGTTGTTGAACGTGTGAAAAATGTCCAAGACGGTGCAGTGAACTTTACCGCCTTGACCTTCAACCAAGCAGGTCAATATGTGTATACCATCACTGAAACCAATGGTGGTCAAACCATTGACAATGTTACCTATGATGGCAAAACTATCACAGCTACCATCACCGTAACTGCTGAACCAGCAACTGGTGCTTTGAGTCATACGGTTGACTATTCTGATGGCGGAGTGTTCAACAATGTCTATGTAGAACCTACAACGACAACCACCACAACCACCACTGAAGAGCCAACTACAACGACTTCAGAAACCACAACCACCACTGAAGAGCCAAGTACTACAACTCCAGAAACGCCAACTCCAGGTTCAACAACAACTACGGAACCGAAGAAGGTCTTGCCAAATACAGGGGACACATCAAATGTGTGGATGACTCTTCTTGGTTTGGGAGCACTGGTTCTATCTGGTATTGGATTTTATTTCCATAAGAAAAAGGCTTAA
- the rpsO gene encoding 30S ribosomal protein S15, with amino-acid sequence MAISKEKKNEIMAQYARHDGDTGSVEVQVAVLTWEINHLNNHIKEHKKDHATYRGLMKKIGRRRNLLAYLRRTDVNRYRELIHSLGLRR; translated from the coding sequence ATGGCAATCTCAAAAGAGAAAAAAAATGAAATCATGGCGCAATATGCTCGTCATGACGGCGACACTGGTTCAGTAGAAGTGCAAGTTGCAGTCCTTACTTGGGAAATCAACCACCTCAACAACCACATCAAAGAACACAAAAAAGACCACGCAACTTACCGTGGTTTGATGAAAAAAATCGGTCGCCGTCGTAACTTGTTGGCTTACCTTCGCCGCACAGACGTTAACCGTTACCGCGAATTGATCCACTCATTGGGCCTTCGCCGCTAA
- the cysE gene encoding serine O-acetyltransferase: MGWWKDTIEIVKEKDPAARTTLEVLLTYPGVKALAAHRLSHFLWTHGFKLLARMHSQFWRFWTNIEIHPGAQIASGVFIDHGAGLVIGETAIVESGVMLYHGVTLGGTGKDTGKRHPTVRKGALISAHSQLIGPIEIGENAKVGAAAVVLSDVPADVTVVGMPAKIVRIHGRKDEKVIHDMEGGREHYTTKLSELREASHRSSHL; encoded by the coding sequence ATGGGTTGGTGGAAGGACACCATTGAGATTGTAAAAGAGAAAGATCCGGCGGCTCGGACGACCTTGGAGGTTCTTTTGACCTACCCTGGCGTCAAGGCTTTAGCGGCCCACCGCCTATCCCACTTCTTGTGGACACACGGTTTCAAACTCCTAGCTCGGATGCACAGTCAGTTTTGGCGTTTTTGGACCAATATTGAAATTCACCCCGGTGCACAAATTGCCTCAGGTGTCTTTATTGACCACGGGGCAGGTCTAGTCATTGGTGAAACAGCCATTGTTGAGTCAGGGGTCATGCTCTACCACGGGGTTACTCTTGGTGGAACTGGCAAAGATACCGGCAAGCGTCATCCAACTGTCCGCAAAGGGGCGCTGATTTCTGCCCACTCACAGTTGATTGGGCCTATCGAAATTGGTGAAAATGCCAAGGTGGGAGCAGCAGCCGTTGTGCTCTCGGATGTCCCGGCAGATGTGACAGTAGTTGGTATGCCGGCTAAAATTGTCCGTATCCATGGTAGGAAAGATGAGAAGGTTATTCATGATATGGAGGGCGGCCGAGAACATTATACGACCAAGCTGTCTGAATTAAGAGAGGCCAGTCATCGTTCGTCGCATTTGTAG
- a CDS encoding nucleoside phosphorylase, with protein sequence MLLEEFEPSPAVIEPTDKAIRGGGEVCETMIFSFNGEIVDRVRQMPESRESGYLESINGRHPWYILERDGVRVAVMLAVVGAPMAVGHLEELRACGFENFIVLGSCGVLDESIEADKIILPSSALRDEGTSYHYAPASEEISYEPALLLAMEKALNQAGIEHVRTKTWTTDAFYRETVDKVKRRLAAGATVVDMETSAIMAWADFRQAKVYQFFYTADYVDHHKNEWDARREERTADCMIFFDVAMAIAKGVTNESI encoded by the coding sequence ATGCTACTAGAAGAATTTGAACCAAGTCCTGCTGTCATTGAACCAACGGATAAGGCCATCCGAGGCGGTGGCGAAGTCTGTGAGACCATGATTTTCTCCTTCAATGGGGAAATCGTGGACCGTGTCCGTCAGATGCCTGAAAGTAGAGAAAGTGGCTACTTAGAAAGCATTAACGGTCGCCATCCTTGGTATATTTTGGAAAGAGATGGGGTGCGAGTTGCGGTCATGTTAGCAGTCGTCGGTGCTCCTATGGCGGTTGGTCATCTGGAAGAATTGAGGGCTTGTGGCTTTGAGAACTTTATCGTTCTTGGTTCCTGCGGAGTGCTGGATGAGTCTATCGAAGCGGATAAGATTATCCTTCCTAGCTCTGCTCTTCGGGACGAGGGAACTAGTTACCACTACGCACCTGCTAGCGAGGAAATCAGCTATGAGCCTGCTCTGCTATTGGCCATGGAAAAAGCCCTGAACCAAGCTGGAATCGAGCATGTGCGGACTAAGACCTGGACCACGGATGCCTTCTATCGGGAAACAGTCGACAAGGTCAAACGCCGCTTGGCGGCTGGAGCCACCGTTGTGGATATGGAAACCTCGGCGATTATGGCTTGGGCAGACTTTCGTCAAGCCAAGGTCTATCAGTTTTTCTACACAGCAGACTATGTGGATCACCACAAGAACGAATGGGATGCCCGTCGAGAGGAACGGACTGCTGACTGCATGATTTTCTTTGATGTTGCCATGGCTATTGCAAAAGGAGTGACAAATGAAAGCATTTAA